The Thermoanaerobaculia bacterium genomic interval GAAGGAACGGGAGGAACGCGCCCGCGCGTTGCTGGCGGGCGTCGGGATCCCCGAAAAGGAGGACGTGCGTCCGGATCTCCTCTCCGGAGGCCAGCGCCAGCGCGTCGCGATCGCCCGCGCGCTCGCCAACGAGCCGGAGATCGTCTTCGCGGACGAGCCGACGGCGAACCTCGACAGCCACACCGCCGCCGAGATCCTCGACCTGATGCGCCGGCTGAACGAGGAACGGGGCGTCGCGTTCCTGTTCGCGACGCACGACCCGCGCGTCGTCGAGCGGGCGCGGCGCGTCGTGACGATCCGCGACGGCCGGATCGTCGCCGACCGATGAGCGTCTGGGCGCTCGCCCTCCGGAACGTCCGCCGCAACCGCCGGCGGAGTCTCCTGACCGCCGGGATCGTCGTGTTCGGATTCGCCGCGTTCGCGCTCGCCGGCGGCTTCATTTCGCAGACGTTTTCGGGACTGAAGGACGGGACGATCCGCGGCGGCGTCGGGCACCTGCAGGTCGCGCGCCCCGAGACGTTCGCCGGCGCGGAGGAGCGGACGCTCGAGCACGGGATTTCCGACGTCGGCGCCGTCGAAACCATCGTCCGGAAGGACCCCGCGGTCGCCGCGGTCCTCCCGCGGATCGACTTCGTCGGGCTGCTGTCGAACGGGAATCGGTCGGTGCCCTACCTCGGCGTCGGCTTCGATCCGGTCGACGAGGCGCGGAACATGGAGACGCGGACGCTTCTCGTCTCGGGACGATGGTTCGCGAGCTCCGGCGAGATCGCCGTCGTCCTCGGGACCGGGCTCGCCGGGGCGGTGGGGGCGAAGGCCGGCGACACGGTGACCGTCTTCGGCACGACGCCGGAGGGGGTGCTCAACGCGATCGACGCGACCGTCGCGGGCCTCGCGGAGCTCCCCGTCAAGGAGCTGAACGACCGTTACCTCGCGACGACGATCCCCGCGGCGTCCCGGCTCCTCGACGTCGGAGGCACCGTCTCGAAGCTCGTCGTCATGCTGAAGCCGGGCGAGAAAGCGGAGGACGCCGCTCCGCGGCTCCGGGCCGCCCTGTCCGCCGCCGGAACGCCGCTCGCGGTCAGGACGTGGCGTGAGCTCGCGCTCTTCTACAACCAGGTGCGGGTCCTCTACGCCGGAATTTTCGGTTTCATGGGCGCGGTTCTGGTGATCGTGGTGCTGCTCGCGTGCGCGAACACGATGACGATGGCCGCGGCGGAACGCACGCGCGAGATCGGGACGCTCCGCGCGATCGGCACGCCTCCCGAGACCGTCCGCGCGATGTTCGTCGCCGAGGGAGTGATGCTCGCGCTCGCCGGCTCCGTCGCCGGCGCCGTTCTCGCGCTCCTCGTGCGCGCGGGGCTCAACGCGTCCCACATCATGCTTCCGCCGCCCCCCGGGGCCTCGCACGGCACCCCCATCCACGTCGCGTTCTACCCGCTGACCTACCTCGCCGGCCTCGCCGCGATGCTCGCGACACTCGCGGCCGCGTCCTACTTCCCCGCCCGGCGGGCGTCGCGAATTCCGATCGTGGAGGCGTTGGCCCACATATGACCGTCGCGCGAGCGGGCTCGTTCCTCGCCGCCGTCTTCGGATCGATCGCGCTCGTCTCGGCGGCCGCGACCCCGGCCGAGCTGCTCCGGCTCGCGGATCGTCCGAAGAACGAATTCGTCGACGCGGTGATCCACGCGAAGATCACGGTGACCCGGAACGGCCGGTCGGAGTCGCCGGCGGAGTTCGAGCTCTACAAGAAAGGGGAGGACCGCGGCCTCGTGGTCTTCACCGCCGGCAAGCAGAAGGGCCGCAAGATCCTGACCGTCGGCGACAGGGTCTGGCTGATCGTTCCGGGCTCCTCGCACGCGATCGCCGTCACGCCGAACCAGCGCCTGATGGGCGGCGCCTCGCTCGCGGACGTCTCGAAGCTGCGCTTTTCGGAGGAATTCGACGCGGCGCTCGCGGGCCCCCCGCAGACGGTCGACGCCCGGGAATGCGACGTGCTGAAGCTTTCGCCGAAGTCGGCGAAGTCCTCCTACGGCGGCGGCACGCTGTGGATCGACCGCCAGGAGCACCTCGCGAGGAAGGCGGTCGTCGATCTCGTCTCCGGCAAGCCCGCGAAGGAGATCACGTTCGACCGGTACGGCAAGCAGGCGGGGAAGACCGTGCTCGAGTCGATGACGATCAAGGACCTGCTCAGCGGCGCCGACGCATCGACGACGCGCATCGACTACACGAACTACCGCGCGGCGAAGATCGACGACGAACTGCTCACGCCGGAAGGGGCGCTCCACTTCTGACGCCGTCCCGGGCCCGGCTGCTCCGGCGCGCCTCGTCGGGGCCCGGAGCGAAGAGGGCCGTACGCCGAATCGCGCCTAACCGCAGGCAGGACGTTCGTGTCGGCAGAGACCGGCGTCGGCGAGCCGCGAGGCTCGCCACGATTCGCCATGACGCGCGAGCCGCCGCGATGGACCGTCCGAGCCAGCCTCCGCGACGGTTACTCTTCCGGGAGCTCCGGTTCCTCCTGGGCCACCCGCTCGACACCCGGAGAGGTGAACTCGAGGATCAGGTCGGGGAGCGTTTCCGAGAACTGCGAGCGCGGGAGCACGCGGTCGATTCCCGCCGCGCGCGCGCGGTCGGCGAGCGCCTTGTCGACGTGCGAGAGGAACCCGACCATCGGGATTCGGGCGCTCCCCTTCTTGCGGGAAGCTTCGATCGCGTCGAGAACGGCCGGCGTGAGCTCGACGAACGCGGCGACGGCGCCGGACGCGAGCGCCTTCGGCAGATCGCCGGGCGCGCCGACGAACTCGACCGGAACCGACAGATTCCGCGCGGCCGCGTCGACCTTCGCGCGGAACATCAAGTCTTCGACGCGGGCGACGATCCGTTTCTCCCCCATGGCGCCTCCGTCCTTCAGAACGTTTTGACGAGATCGAGAAGGTATCGGTTCAAGTAGTGCTCCCGATCCTGCCGCCGCTGGAAGACGACGGAAGGCCGGAGCATCACTTGAGGGAGCACGGTCACCGATACTCCGATGCGATGCCCCACGTACCAGCTGTGGAACCACCAGTCGTCCGTATTGTACGCCCCGACGACCGCGTCGCGGTCGACGTACTGGTAGATGTCGAAGAGCTGGAGATCGCCCGGCGCGCCTTCGCGCCCGATCCGGAGCGAGGCTTCGACGCCGTCCTGGTACCGGCGTTCGCTCGCCGCCAGGTTGTGCGACCAGTCGACCGCGAGGGTGATCGGGAACCGGGCGCCTCCGGCCACGCGCACGCGGGCGAGCGAGTCGACGATCCGGAAGTCGTTCTCGTACGGGCTTCCGGGAGTGTAGCCGGGCGCGGCGTAGGCGGGGACGTTCTGGCGGATCCAGTGCTCCCCCGTCTCTTCGAGGTGCGTGAAGCGCCAGTAGCTCTCCGACAGATCGAACGCGACGTTCTCCGGGTTCCCGAGCTCGACGGTCGCCTGCCCGACGGCGATGTGCGCCTGGTCGTGCTCCCGCTGCGGCCCGTAGAAGAACCCGCCGCCGACGATCAGGGCGGACATCTCTCCGAGAGGCTTCCTCCATTGGGCCGAGGCGCCGATCACCGGGATGTCGTGGTCCCAGAACATCTCGCTCGAGCGGAACGGCATCCCGTACTGGCCGGCCAGAATCAGGAAACCCCCCGGCCGAGCTTCGAGATAGGCGCGATCGAGGCCGACGCCGCTCGACCGATAGTTGTCGAGCCGGGCGGCGTTCGTTCGGTTCGAGTCGGAGCCGAGGTCGCCGACCGCGCGGACGCCCAGCCGGAACCGGTCCGAGGGGACCCAGTCGAGCTCCGGGCGGATCTCCGTCCGCCACCGGTGGATGTCTTCGACGGGGGCCTG includes:
- a CDS encoding outer membrane lipoprotein-sorting protein, producing MTVARAGSFLAAVFGSIALVSAAATPAELLRLADRPKNEFVDAVIHAKITVTRNGRSESPAEFELYKKGEDRGLVVFTAGKQKGRKILTVGDRVWLIVPGSSHAIAVTPNQRLMGGASLADVSKLRFSEEFDAALAGPPQTVDARECDVLKLSPKSAKSSYGGGTLWIDRQEHLARKAVVDLVSGKPAKEITFDRYGKQAGKTVLESMTIKDLLSGADASTTRIDYTNYRAAKIDDELLTPEGALHF
- a CDS encoding putative porin — translated: MRRGFAAIAAATLAWTARAAAQVAPPPASATTPEAEERYEPVAASRGRFELRWDALVRYDIIELSRQAPVEDIHRWRTEIRPELDWVPSDRFRLGVRAVGDLGSDSNRTNAARLDNYRSSGVGLDRAYLEARPGGFLILAGQYGMPFRSSEMFWDHDIPVIGASAQWRKPLGEMSALIVGGGFFYGPQREHDQAHIAVGQATVELGNPENVAFDLSESYWRFTHLEETGEHWIRQNVPAYAAPGYTPGSPYENDFRIVDSLARVRVAGGARFPITLAVDWSHNLAASERRYQDGVEASLRIGREGAPGDLQLFDIYQYVDRDAVVGAYNTDDWWFHSWYVGHRIGVSVTVLPQVMLRPSVVFQRRQDREHYLNRYLLDLVKTF
- a CDS encoding FtsX-like permease family protein, whose amino-acid sequence is MSVWALALRNVRRNRRRSLLTAGIVVFGFAAFALAGGFISQTFSGLKDGTIRGGVGHLQVARPETFAGAEERTLEHGISDVGAVETIVRKDPAVAAVLPRIDFVGLLSNGNRSVPYLGVGFDPVDEARNMETRTLLVSGRWFASSGEIAVVLGTGLAGAVGAKAGDTVTVFGTTPEGVLNAIDATVAGLAELPVKELNDRYLATTIPAASRLLDVGGTVSKLVVMLKPGEKAEDAAPRLRAALSAAGTPLAVRTWRELALFYNQVRVLYAGIFGFMGAVLVIVVLLACANTMTMAAAERTREIGTLRAIGTPPETVRAMFVAEGVMLALAGSVAGAVLALLVRAGLNASHIMLPPPPGASHGTPIHVAFYPLTYLAGLAAMLATLAAASYFPARRASRIPIVEALAHI